One segment of Sphingomonas telluris DNA contains the following:
- a CDS encoding alkaline phosphatase family protein yields MRVTSDFGQAALPNSPKLLMLGLDAVSLPFIRENLDALPTLASLLSEGMLRDLKSSATYLSASVWPTFSTGVQPGEHGQYFPFQWSGETRHYRRVADPRWSNQFDCEPFWHRVTRAGHPVIAFDVAHALHDERAPCLQITNWSYQSSGAAKSSHPEILREIQRRFGKRPIGPEVPVAKTARQCASIQKHLSSAVRAKADATIYLMQRPWSLFVTGWYEAHRAGHNLWPVEGEFASDAAPDAMLEVYRETDRQLGRVLAALREQDAETSVLLFSLHGMEPNRAQDHFLGEILNRLNRLYLGQATSGSTRSSALNTMAFLRAALPPTLQYRAASLLGEDVQDWVVNRSLTGGRYWSRTPSFPILSGGEGLIRLSVKGREAPGYFEPGSADLADYVDWLCARLGAIKVTATGEPLIRRISVVDDELPGSRRRFLPDLILEWAPDAPVSGVGSHDIGEIEVFLATGRGGNHNDSAFLVATGGRAFLDEVERVRDIAELGPVAESYLAPFSA; encoded by the coding sequence GTGCGGGTGACGTCTGACTTCGGACAAGCAGCGTTGCCCAATAGCCCCAAGCTGTTGATGCTGGGCCTCGATGCGGTGAGCCTCCCCTTCATTCGAGAGAATCTCGACGCCCTTCCAACCCTCGCGTCACTGCTCAGTGAGGGCATGCTCCGCGACCTCAAATCGTCAGCGACCTATTTGTCGGCAAGCGTCTGGCCCACGTTCTCCACCGGCGTGCAGCCAGGCGAGCACGGCCAGTATTTCCCGTTTCAATGGTCCGGCGAAACCCGGCACTATCGGCGTGTCGCCGACCCGCGATGGTCGAACCAGTTCGATTGTGAGCCCTTTTGGCATCGCGTGACGCGAGCGGGACATCCGGTGATCGCATTCGACGTCGCTCACGCGCTTCACGACGAGCGCGCACCGTGCTTGCAGATCACCAATTGGTCGTACCAAAGCTCCGGCGCGGCCAAGTCTTCACATCCAGAAATCTTGCGCGAGATCCAGCGGCGCTTCGGAAAGCGACCAATCGGCCCGGAAGTGCCTGTCGCGAAGACGGCCAGGCAGTGCGCCTCGATCCAGAAACACCTGAGCTCTGCGGTTCGGGCCAAGGCGGACGCCACGATCTACCTCATGCAAAGGCCTTGGAGCCTGTTCGTGACCGGCTGGTACGAGGCGCATCGCGCGGGTCACAACCTTTGGCCCGTCGAAGGCGAATTCGCCTCTGACGCTGCGCCGGATGCGATGCTCGAAGTCTACCGCGAGACCGATCGTCAACTGGGGCGGGTGCTCGCGGCGCTTCGCGAACAGGATGCCGAGACGTCCGTACTCCTGTTCTCGCTTCACGGAATGGAGCCCAACCGCGCTCAGGACCATTTCCTCGGTGAAATCCTGAACCGGCTGAACCGGCTTTACCTGGGGCAGGCAACCAGTGGCTCGACCAGGTCGTCGGCGCTGAACACGATGGCCTTCCTCCGGGCGGCTCTTCCCCCGACGCTGCAATATCGTGCGGCAAGCCTCCTCGGCGAAGATGTGCAGGACTGGGTGGTCAATCGATCGCTGACGGGCGGTCGCTATTGGAGCCGTACCCCGTCCTTCCCGATATTGAGCGGAGGCGAGGGGCTTATTCGTCTGAGCGTGAAGGGCAGGGAAGCACCGGGCTATTTCGAGCCGGGAAGCGCCGATCTCGCGGACTATGTGGATTGGCTGTGCGCGCGGCTGGGCGCGATCAAGGTCACTGCGACGGGCGAGCCGTTGATCCGCCGGATCAGTGTCGTCGACGACGAACTGCCGGGATCTCGGCGACGTTTCCTTCCCGATCTAATCCTTGAATGGGCCCCGGATGCGCCGGTCAGCGGGGTGGGTTCACACGACATTGGGGAGATCGAAGTGTTCCTCGCGACCGGACGGGGCGGCAATCACAATGATTCCGCGTTCCTCGTCGCTACGGGCGGGAGGGCTTTCCTGGATGAAGTCGAACGCGTGCGGGACATCGCGGAACTCGGTCCGGTCGCGGAAAGCTACCTCGCGCCGTTTAGTGCTTAG
- a CDS encoding M16 family metallopeptidase, with the protein MKSLRFFFLAFAVACAAPASAKLDLNRASVSHLPNGLTVIMLEDHSFPVVSVQVLYKSGSAAEVTGKTGLAHFLEHLAFRGSANFPRGRATELIYDAGGEWHGYTAMDQTTYFATMPRDGLELLLRIEADRMARTVIDPGSITAEKGAVVTELHSYENDPMSVLQDAVARTAIQSHPYGSPMAGYVSDVEQLTIDDARSYYASHYAPGNAVLAIAGDFDLAQAKALVERTFANVPARAVAAPHFTAELRQRGERRTQLTGPVDRQYFQIAFPSPAASSGDFPAFLLVQQLFSGTPGLNPRQSGWSASPAAEGSLLAGITEDIGAWLPATHDPFLYMLSGTIAAQADQATVERQIQSKIADLRDRPISTTQLQQAKTHLAKTLSEDILTTEDAAHQLAYFEGIGALDVLLGLPASIAKVSAKDVQRVARTYLAPEKRTVAWMVPGPQPEATLGVANQKSAENRQGSHPPATQAAAPEMRRLSGGLSAIVQHSPLSDTVSVELLLSAPVKNGRRPGDLPGLGLVLRSGDPAALGDLVKRTLAALREGPAGPAEPSSDPETRLQQIIEAQMITGAAVPPQPIAVVVAGSVDPSKTFAMLEKELGTTPAAKVPADHAAPRGQGVREKIAKPLAQGGLGYVVEGPAPGTREALAWRMLLYVLTHDYSGRLGRSAITEKGLVYHIYSALGTDGRRTWVAISTGVDPDKADAMESELKAQLAKLISEPPTQAEVDAARAHLLGRDVSAAQSNDELADKLIRNFVATEGLVSHEQLRASLDSITPADLAAAARSFTKGAIIRVDVQNAKH; encoded by the coding sequence ATCTCAACAGGGCCTCCGTCAGCCATCTGCCGAACGGCCTCACGGTCATTATGCTCGAAGATCACAGCTTTCCGGTGGTCAGCGTGCAAGTTCTCTACAAGAGCGGTTCCGCGGCCGAGGTGACCGGCAAGACGGGCCTCGCTCATTTCCTTGAACATCTGGCGTTTCGAGGCAGCGCCAACTTCCCGCGGGGACGCGCGACGGAGCTCATCTACGACGCGGGCGGCGAATGGCACGGCTATACGGCCATGGACCAAACGACCTACTTCGCGACCATGCCGCGCGATGGGCTGGAACTGCTCCTGAGAATCGAGGCCGACCGCATGGCACGAACGGTGATCGACCCAGGCTCGATTACTGCGGAAAAAGGCGCGGTCGTCACGGAGCTTCACAGCTACGAGAACGATCCAATGTCGGTGCTCCAGGACGCCGTCGCCCGAACCGCGATCCAGTCACATCCCTACGGAAGCCCGATGGCCGGATACGTGAGCGATGTGGAGCAGCTCACGATCGATGATGCGCGTAGTTATTACGCGAGCCATTACGCGCCGGGGAACGCGGTTCTCGCCATCGCCGGCGACTTCGATCTCGCGCAGGCCAAGGCACTAGTGGAGCGAACCTTCGCAAACGTGCCCGCAAGAGCCGTCGCCGCGCCGCACTTCACGGCGGAACTGCGTCAGCGCGGCGAGAGGCGAACCCAGCTCACCGGGCCCGTCGACCGGCAGTATTTCCAGATCGCATTCCCCTCGCCCGCCGCGTCAAGCGGTGACTTCCCCGCGTTTCTCCTCGTTCAGCAATTGTTTTCCGGGACTCCGGGCCTCAACCCCCGGCAGAGCGGCTGGTCCGCGAGCCCGGCGGCCGAAGGGTCCCTCCTTGCCGGTATCACCGAAGACATCGGCGCCTGGCTGCCCGCGACGCACGACCCGTTTCTGTACATGCTCAGCGGCACGATCGCAGCGCAAGCGGATCAGGCAACGGTCGAGCGACAGATACAAAGCAAGATCGCTGACCTTCGCGATCGACCGATTTCAACGACGCAGCTTCAGCAAGCAAAAACGCACCTCGCCAAGACGCTGAGCGAGGATATCCTCACGACCGAGGATGCGGCGCACCAGCTCGCTTATTTCGAAGGGATCGGTGCACTGGATGTGCTGCTTGGCCTCCCGGCATCCATAGCAAAGGTCAGTGCGAAAGACGTTCAGCGCGTCGCCCGAACCTATCTCGCGCCCGAAAAGCGGACGGTCGCATGGATGGTCCCCGGCCCCCAGCCCGAAGCTACGCTCGGCGTGGCGAACCAGAAGTCTGCAGAGAATCGCCAAGGCTCACATCCGCCCGCGACGCAGGCGGCAGCGCCGGAGATGAGGCGCCTTTCGGGAGGGCTATCTGCCATCGTCCAGCATAGTCCACTCTCCGACACGGTTTCGGTCGAGCTTCTACTATCGGCGCCTGTGAAGAACGGAAGGAGACCTGGTGACTTGCCGGGACTCGGTCTCGTTCTCCGCTCGGGGGACCCGGCCGCGTTGGGCGACCTGGTGAAGCGGACGCTCGCGGCGCTGCGCGAAGGTCCGGCGGGCCCGGCCGAACCGAGCAGCGATCCCGAGACCCGGCTTCAACAGATCATCGAGGCGCAAATGATCACGGGCGCCGCCGTTCCCCCACAACCGATCGCGGTCGTCGTGGCCGGCAGTGTCGATCCTTCTAAGACCTTTGCCATGCTTGAGAAGGAACTTGGCACGACGCCTGCAGCCAAGGTGCCCGCCGACCATGCCGCACCACGCGGCCAGGGCGTCCGGGAGAAGATTGCCAAACCCCTTGCGCAAGGAGGCCTCGGGTATGTCGTCGAAGGCCCGGCACCCGGCACCCGTGAAGCGCTGGCGTGGCGAATGCTGCTCTACGTCCTGACGCACGATTACTCCGGCAGGCTGGGGAGGTCCGCTATCACCGAGAAGGGGCTCGTCTATCACATCTACAGCGCGCTGGGGACCGATGGACGGCGAACCTGGGTGGCGATCTCGACCGGCGTCGACCCGGACAAGGCAGATGCGATGGAAAGCGAGCTCAAGGCGCAACTCGCGAAGCTGATCAGCGAGCCGCCAACGCAGGCGGAGGTCGATGCCGCCCGCGCTCACCTGCTCGGCCGTGATGTGTCCGCAGCCCAGAGCAATGACGAACTCGCCGACAAGCTCATCCGCAATTTCGTCGCGACAGAAGGGCTAGTGTCTCACGAGCAGTTGCGCGCAAGTCTCGACAGCATCACGCCCGCCGATCTTGCCGCCGCGGCGCGATCTTTCACGAAGGGTGCGATCATTCGCGTGGATGTCCAGAACGCTAAGCACTAA